The DNA segment TGAAGGTAATAGGATGGCAGGTTGCAAGTTATGAAGACGTTGCACGTCACCTTGAAACACTGGCAATTAACGTCAATGTTGAGGCCGCCCGTATTGGTGCGGATACTACAGCAATGGGCACTATTGTTGATGAAATTCGCGGCTTGTCTGAAAAGTGTCGCCATGCAGCTGAGGCGAGTGACAATGGTAAAACCCTTGGTTCGCGAGCATTGGACCGAGTGTTTAATGGGTTAAGTACTCTGGAAAAACAAGATAAGCCAGATGTTGCCACCGTCGATAGTGATACTGTAAAGCGTGCTGCACAGGTGTTGAGTCAGTTGGAAAATGTCGAATTGGCATTAACTGCAATTTTTACAAAAGCCGGCGTTACTTGTTCTCAGTTTGTTTCTGAAACAGAAGCCCTTGTTTCGGTTGTGGAAAATGCCTCTGTAACATCTGCAAAGCTTTCTCAAGAATTTGCCGAACCGTCTGCAAGCGACACTAATTCTTTTTTGGGACAAGAACCTATCGAGTTAACAGATCAGGTTATTGAATTTGAAGATGACGCTTTTTCGCTTCCGAAACTTGATTTGTAATGATTTTTTTGGGTTGTTGGGAAATAGTTTCTGCCTGAACGATACGATATAGAGTGAACATATGAATGTACCTAATTCGTGGTTAGTTATGCGATTGAGTGCACTTGGGGACGTAGTGCTTACTACGGGTGTGCTCTCCTACCTGCATAAAAAATACGGGTGGCGTTTTACTTTTCTGACATTGGAGCCTTGGGCTTCTGTGTTGGAAGGTCATCCTGCTATCGACAGTATTATTTCAATCGATAAAAAACAGCTGCGTTCCAGTAGTGGCTATTCGTTTTTTAAACAGCTTGCCGAAGATAATGAAGGCAAAGGCCTGCTTGATCTGCATGGAACTATGCGCTCCCGATTCCTAGCCCTGTGCTGGAAAGGTGCTGTCCGTAGATATCCTAAATTTTCCTTACAGCGAAGACTGTTTCTTCAAACAGAAGGCAAACTTGGCGGTGAAAAATTACTGCGTTTTAATGTTCCGCAACGGTATGCTCTCGCTGTTGAAGAAGAAGCGCCTTCCCGTCTCGAACTTCTTCCGCAGATTTTTTTATCCGAAGAAGAAAAACAGTACGGACTTAATATGTGTAAGCGTATTGCAGGCGAAAAGCCAATAGTTGCGCTGCATCCGTTTTCAACGCATCCGAATAAAGCATGGTTTAATGACAACTGGCGTGACTTGACTGCAAAGCTTGCAGATGCTGGTGTACATGTTGTGGTTCTCGGTGTTGGCAATTCTCCAGTTGCAGAAAACGCTAACGTTACTGATTTAACAGGAAAAACAACCATTCGAGAAACCTGTGCAGTCCTTGCCTGTTCACAGGTTCTTGTTACTGGTGATTCTGGCCCTATGCATCTCGCGGGTGGTGTACAGACTCCTGTTGTTGCATTGTTCGGACCGACACATCGGGCGTGGGGATTTTATCCGGAAGGATTGTCCGATATTGTGCTGGAAGCTGATGAAGATTGCAGACCTTGTTCACTGCACGGCAAGAAAGTATGTGAAAAAGATCAGGCATGCATGCGGGCAATAACGCCGGACAGAGTGCTGCAAAGCGTACTTTCGCTGCTTATGTAATCTCTTCCATGTGTACAGTTATCAGTAGATTCGGGGGGCTAAATCTGTATGTTGATAACTGTGAGAAAATATTAAATAAATAATAATATCTGTCGATTAATACACTCGTGCTGTTGAAGACGTGATGATCTTCATGTGTCATGACGTAAGGTGTCTGTATGGTTGGGGCGCTTTAATGAGGGTAATGAATAATAGGGGATGCTTCATGACAGCCACAGACAACATAAAGAATTGTCTTTTAGTTTTAGAACATGATGCGGATGCTGTATTGGGGAATGCTGAGTGTTTGAATCAGCAGGAATATAATGTCTGTCAGTGTGGTGTTTCTATAGATCAGGTGTGTTCTGAGCTCAGGCAGAATCCATATTCTGTATTAATTGCAAATACAGATTGTGATGCTACTATTACGCTTTTGCACGAACTAGCTTTATGTCCGGAAGCTTCCAGATTACCGGTTATTTGTTGTTGTAACAACTTAAATGAAGTTGACTTTGATCGTGCAGGACATTTACAGCCATTTGCCTGGCTTCCTCTTTCTTGTCCTGCGCAAATGTTTGAATGCACAGTTAAATCGGCTTGTTCGTATAGTCGGTTAGATGCACGCCATGATCGTGCTATCGAAAAATATAAGCTTATTGCGCAAAATATACCTGAAAGTGTTGTGATGCTGGATGAAGCATGGCGAGTTGATTTTGCTAATGAACATCTTGGTAAGCTTGTAGGTGCTTCAGATTCTTTTGAGGGCACACATATCAGTACGTTACTTGATGCAGAGACGTTAATGCGTCTTCAGGCTGTGTGCAGTACTCTTGATGGAACTGCAAAACAGAATTTTCAAGGATATGTTGTTACCTTTGAAGAAGAGATGGTTCCTGTATGGTTTTCTGTAAGCAAGGTGGGGGCAAGTAATAATATACTTTGCGTTATGACCAACCTGGAAGAGAACCTACAAGCTGAAGCTGCATTGCGTGAAGCCGAAGCTAAATATAGAGCACTGTATCTTAATGCTGCTGAAGGGATGTTTCGCATTGAGGAGTCCGGACAAATTATTGAAGCGAATCCTGCTTTTAACCGTATTTTCGGTTTTGAAGTTTTGGACTGGGCATCTGCGACAGATATTCATAACTTTTCTGACCGGTTTGTTGCAAGAGATGACTTTATCAACTTGATGGAGCAGGTGCAGACAGTAGGGCGTCAGTCTAAATTTAATGCTCAGCTTATGAGGCGGGATGGAACTCCGATTTGGGGGGAAATCTCTGCACATTGGAGCATTGATCCAAAGAATCAGATTCCATATGTCGAAGGTATATTGTCAGATGTCACCGAGCGGAGGTGCGCAGAATTGGATTTGCAGCGAAGGGCAACGCTGGACTGTCTGACAGGCGTGTTTAGCCGGGGCTCTTTTTATGAAAAGCTGAATAGTATTCTGGCAACAGCTCGGTATGAACAAAGTGCCTTTGCTGTGCTGTATATTGATCTGAATGATTTTAAAAACGTAAATGATACACATGGGCATCATTGTGGTGATATCGTCATTAAGGAGTTGGCAAAACGAATCAATGCTCAGATACGTGAACATGATGTGTTTGGACGTATTGGTGGAGATGAGTTCTGTATTGTCCTTGAAAACGTGCGTTCCACCTGCGATGTAGACGTTGTTGTTCGAAAAATTCACAGGGTTGTGGATGTTCCAATTCGAATTTCAGCCACGCTCTCTGTCAGTGTTGGAGTAAGCGTCGGTGTGGCAATGTATCCTGAAGATGGCGATACGCCGGAAGTGTTGTTGCAGCGAGC comes from the Halodesulfovibrio marinisediminis DSM 17456 genome and includes:
- a CDS encoding glycosyltransferase family 9 protein translates to MNVPNSWLVMRLSALGDVVLTTGVLSYLHKKYGWRFTFLTLEPWASVLEGHPAIDSIISIDKKQLRSSSGYSFFKQLAEDNEGKGLLDLHGTMRSRFLALCWKGAVRRYPKFSLQRRLFLQTEGKLGGEKLLRFNVPQRYALAVEEEAPSRLELLPQIFLSEEEKQYGLNMCKRIAGEKPIVALHPFSTHPNKAWFNDNWRDLTAKLADAGVHVVVLGVGNSPVAENANVTDLTGKTTIRETCAVLACSQVLVTGDSGPMHLAGGVQTPVVALFGPTHRAWGFYPEGLSDIVLEADEDCRPCSLHGKKVCEKDQACMRAITPDRVLQSVLSLLM
- a CDS encoding sensor domain-containing protein, with translation MTATDNIKNCLLVLEHDADAVLGNAECLNQQEYNVCQCGVSIDQVCSELRQNPYSVLIANTDCDATITLLHELALCPEASRLPVICCCNNLNEVDFDRAGHLQPFAWLPLSCPAQMFECTVKSACSYSRLDARHDRAIEKYKLIAQNIPESVVMLDEAWRVDFANEHLGKLVGASDSFEGTHISTLLDAETLMRLQAVCSTLDGTAKQNFQGYVVTFEEEMVPVWFSVSKVGASNNILCVMTNLEENLQAEAALREAEAKYRALYLNAAEGMFRIEESGQIIEANPAFNRIFGFEVLDWASATDIHNFSDRFVARDDFINLMEQVQTVGRQSKFNAQLMRRDGTPIWGEISAHWSIDPKNQIPYVEGILSDVTERRCAELDLQRRATLDCLTGVFSRGSFYEKLNSILATARYEQSAFAVLYIDLNDFKNVNDTHGHHCGDIVIKELAKRINAQIREHDVFGRIGGDEFCIVLENVRSTCDVDVVVRKIHRVVDVPIRISATLSVSVGVSVGVAMYPEDGDTPEVLLQRADQAMYLEKRS